A region of Cucumis melo cultivar AY chromosome 2, USDA_Cmelo_AY_1.0, whole genome shotgun sequence DNA encodes the following proteins:
- the LOC103492076 gene encoding uncharacterized protein LOC103492076, with protein MYNTVANGLVEAFNKTLFNLLKKIVSKSKRDWQERIGEALWAYRTTHRTPTGVIPYSLVYDVEDVLPLEREIPSLRMEVQEELTIEDNVKLHLQGLKALDEKRLEAQQALERYQARMSKAFDMSLNSLLLDWGSSACCKKTDHYNKAYRK; from the coding sequence ATGTACAACACAGTTGCGAATGGCCTAGTAGAAGCATTCAATAAAACGTTATTCAATCTTCTGAAGAAAATTGTCTCCAAGTCAAAGAGGGATTGGCAAGAAAGAATCGGTGAAGCATTATGGGCTTATCGAACCACTCATCGCACTCCTACAGGGGTTATACCATATTCGCTTGTTTACGATGTAGAGGATGTTCTTCCTCTTGAAAGAGAAATTCCATCATTAAGAATGGAAGTGCAAGAGGAGTTGACTATTGAAGACAATGTCAAGTTACATCTTCAAGGATTAAAAGCACTTGATGAAAAGCGATTAGAAGCTCAGCAAGCATTAGAACGTTACCAAGCGAGAATGTCTAAAGCTTTTGATATGTCGTTAAACTCGCTCCTTTTAGATTGGGGATCTAGTGCTTGCTGTAAGAAGACCGATCATTATAACAAGGCATACAGGaaataa